The Pseudomonas sp. IB20 region GGAGTTACCGGCGGTGACCACACCGACGCGCTTGGCGCCGATAAAGCCCTTGTTGGTTTCCACGCCGACGCACACGCCGTTTTCCTTGCGAAAGCCGATCACTTCGGTCTGCTGGATCAGGTCCACGCCGAGTGCGTCAGCCGCGCGGGCAAAGCCCCAGGCCACGGCATCGTGACGGGCCACGCCGCCGCGACGTTGCACGGTGGCGCCAAGGACGGGGTAACGGGTGTTTTTCGAACAGTCGAGGTACGGGATCTCGTCGGCCACTTGTTTGGCGTTAAGCAGTTCGCCATCCACGCCATTGAGGCGGTTGGCGCTCACGCGGCGCTCGGAATCACGGATGTCTTGCAGGGTGTGGCACAGGTTGTAGACGCCACGCTGGGAGAACATCACGTTGTAGTTCAGGTCTTGGGACAGGCCTTCCCACAGTTTCATCGCGTGTTCGTAAAGGTGCGCTGACTCGTCCCACAGGTAGTTGGAACGCACGATGGTGGTGTTGCGCGCGGTGTTACCGCCGCCCAGCCAGCCTTTCTCGACCACGGCCACGTTGGTGATGCCGTGCTCTTTGGCCAGGTAATAGGCGGTCGCCAGACCATGCCCGCCGCCGCCGACGATGACCACGTCGTAGACTTTTTTCGGCGTGGGCGTGCGCCACATCTTCTGCCAGTTTTCGTGGTGGCTGAGTGAGTGCTTGAAGAGGCCGAAGCCCGAGTAGCGTTGCATAGTCATTACTCCAAAACCGCGCTCAGCGATAAACCGGGAAATCAGCGCACAGGGCAGACACGTGCTTGGCCACGTTGGCCTCGACATCGGCGTCGCCGAGGTTGTCGAGGATGTCGCAGATCCAACCCGCCAACTCGATGCACTGCGGCACTTTGAAGCCACGCGTGGTCACCGCCGGCGTACCGATTCGCAGGCCCGAGGTCACGAACGGCGACTGCGGGTCATTCGGCACGGCGTTCTTGTTGACGGTGATGTGGGCGCGACCGAGGGCGGCGTCCGCCTCTTTGCCGGTGAGGCCCTGGCGAATCAGGCTGACCAGGAACAGGTGGTTATCGGTGCCGCCGGACACCACATCGTAGCCACGCTTGATAAACACGCTGGCCATGGCCTGGGCGTTGTCGATCACCTGTTGTTGATAAACCTTGAAGCCCGGCTCTGCCGCTTCCTTGAAGCACACGGCCTTGCCGGCGATCACGTGCATCAGCGGGCCGCCCTGGGCACCGGGGAACACCGCAGAGTTGAGTTTTTTCTCAATCTCTTCGTTGGCCTTGGCCAGGATCAAACCGCCACGGGGACCGCGCAGGGTCTTGTGGGTGGTGGTGGTGACCACATCAGCGTAAGGCAGCGGGTTCGGGTACAAACCAGCAGCCACCAGGCCGGCGACGTGAGCCATGTCGACGAACAGCAGCGCGCCGACCTTGTCGGCAATCGCGCGAAAACGTGGGAAATCCAGGGTTTTGGAGTAAGCGGAGAAACCGGCCACCACCATCTTCGGCTTGTGCTCCACCGCCAGGCGCTCGACTTCGTCGTAGTCGATCAGGCCGGTGTCGGTGTTGATGCCGTACTGCACTGCGTTGTACAGCTTGCCCGAGGACGACACTTTGGCGCCGTGGGTCAAGTGACCGCCGTGGGCCAGGCTCATGCCAAGGATGGTGTCGCCGGCGTTCAGCAGCGCCAGGTACACCGCGCTGTTGGCGGACGAACCGGAGTGCGGCTGCACGTTGGCGTAATCGGCGCCGAACAGTTGCTTGGCGCGCTCGATGGCCAGGGCTTCAACCTTGTCCACGTGCTCGCAGCCACCGTAGTAGCGCTTGCCCGGGTAGCCTTCGGCGTATTTGTTGGTCAGGCCACTGCCCTGGGCTTCCATCACGCGTTTGCTGGTGTAGTTCTCTGACGCGATCAGCTCGATATGATCTTCTTGACGCTGCTCCTCGGCATTCATCGCCGCCAGCAAGGCGTCGTCATATCCCTGGATCTGGTCTTTTTTGCTGAACATCGCGTCTCTCCCAGCCTTTCGTATTGTTAAGGCCCGTGCAGGGCCCTTTGATGCGATGGTAGGGCTGGCGCAGACAGGTCAAATGCCTACGGACGCCACGCAAAGGTGCGTTTACGACATGGCCTGACGTGCAGGCGAACAAAGCGCTGAGATTGCTCACGTCACACAGGGCGCGGGGAACGCAAAAAAACCGGCCTAGTCGCACAAAACACAAAAAGATAGCTACTCTCTTCACGCGTGTTCAGCCAATGGCTTTGCGCACCAACAACAGCAGTAAAAAATGCAGCGGGTACAGCGCATAGGCCCAGCGGCGCATGGCGGGTGCGGAGGCGTGTTTGGCGTGTCGCAAAAGCAGCAATCCCGCCAATGGCGCGATCAGGCAAGCCGCCAGCCCAAGTATCGCGACCAGCGTGCCGCTATTGAGCAGAATCTGCCATTGGTTGGCAGCCACACAGACCAAACCCGGCAACACGCTGAAATACCATCGGCGGCTGAACACCAGCAGCATCGCCAGCGGCAGCAAGACACCGAAGAAACCGAACATCAGGTGCGTGGAAAACACACCGGCGATCATGAGGGCGATCAGCGCCAATCCTCGATCAAAAAGCGCTTTATGCTGCCATCCTCGGGCAACCAGCAAGCCCAGCGCCAAGGTCGGTAATACGTTCAACGTATCGGCATCATCGATAAACATTCGATAGGGCACTTCGCTGATCACACTGAACAGCAGCAGCCAGCCCAGGTATCGCCATTGGCCGGTTACGGGCGCATGCCTGACTCGGTGCAAATTGGCCGCAATCGCCAGGCAAAACCAGGGAAACGCCAGGCGGCCGGGTACATACAGGCCATCCAGGTTCAAACCGACATAACGCAAATGGTCGAGCACCATGCTCAGCAGTGCCAGCCACTTGAGCAAATCCAGGGCGCCATCGCGGACGCGTCCGACAGGCAACGCTTGTGTACCGTGCATAATTCCCCAGTGACTTTGCATTTACAGTGCGTGCGCACCTCAGACAATCTTGGGTACAGTGCGCACCAACATCGACCACAGGAATGGGCCATGACCGACAAGAGCCAACAATTCGCCAGCGACAATTATTCCGGCATCTGCCCGGAAGCCTGGGCCGCCATGGAACTCGCCAACCAAGGCCATCAACGCGCCTACGGCGATGATGAATGGACCCACCGCGCCGCCGACGGTTTCCGTAACCTGTTCGAAACCGACTGCGAAGTGTTCTTCGCCTTCAACGGCACCGCCGCCAACTCCTTGGCATTGTCCTCGCTGTGCCAGAGCTACCATAGCGTGATTTGCTCGGAAACCGCCCACGTCGAAACCGACGAATGTGGCGCACCGGAGTTCTTCTCCAATGGTTCCAAGCTGCTCACCGCGCGCACCGAAAACGGCAAGCTGACCCCGGAGTCGATCCGCGAGATCGCCCTCAAGCGCCAGGATATCCACTACCCCAAACCACGCGTGGTCACCCTGACCCAAGCCACCGAAGTCGGCAGCGTGTACACCCCAGAAGAAATCCGCGCGATCAGCGTCACCTGCAAAGAACTGGGGCTGAACCTGCACATGGACGGCGCGCGCTTCTCCAACGCCTGCGCGTTCCTCGGCTGCTCCCCAGCCGACCTGACCTGGAAAGCCGGCGTGGACGTGCTGTGCTTCGGCGGTACGAAAAACGGCATGGCGGTGGGTGAAGCCATCCTGTTCTTCAACCACAAACTGGCCGAAGACTTCGACTACCGCTGTAAACAGGCCGGCCAGCTGGCGTCGAAAATGCGCTTTCTCTCGGCGCCGTGGGTGGGCTTGCTGGAAAACGACGCCTGGCTCAAACACGCACGCCACGCCAACCATTGCGCACAACTGCTCAGCAGCCTGGTGGCGGATATTCCCGGCGTGGAATTAATGTTCCCGGTACAGGCCAACGGCGTGTTCCTACAGCTCTCTGAAGCGGCCATCGAGGCGCTGACGGCCAAGGGCTGGCGTTTCTACACCTTCATCGGCAAAGGCGGCGCGCGCTTCATGTGTGCGTGGGATACCGAGGAAGAACGCGTAAGAGAATTAGCTGCGGATATTAGGAAAGTGATGGGCGCCTAGGCGTGACGAATACTGGCGGATTGCCGAGACTGTTATTTGGTGTTTCCGACAGCATCTAACCCTATTTTCATCGACTAGCCTACTGGAACTCGGAAGGAAAAGGCCGCTGCAGCGGCCACCTTTCGGGAACAACTGCCTGCCGAATAATCGGCCGGAAACGGAAATCCAGCAGAGGGTTAGACCATGGAAGTTCAATGCTACGCCATGAACGCACGACAAGACGGCAGCCTGAACGACACGTTCGTAAGTTGGGACGAGTTCAGGAAACTGGCAAACGTCGGTGACACCATCAGGGAGCCTTCGAGAACCCTGACCATCTATGAAAAAGCCTTCGAATTGACAGCTTCCGGCGATCAGTTCTCCATCCAGATCTACACCCGCTAACGACTAAGGAGCGCGTCGCATCGTAGTGATCGTTCCCACGCTCCGCGTGGGAATGCCTCCCTGGGACGTCTCACGCTTTCAGAACT contains the following coding sequences:
- a CDS encoding sarcosine oxidase subunit beta; amino-acid sequence: MQRYSGFGLFKHSLSHHENWQKMWRTPTPKKVYDVVIVGGGGHGLATAYYLAKEHGITNVAVVEKGWLGGGNTARNTTIVRSNYLWDESAHLYEHAMKLWEGLSQDLNYNVMFSQRGVYNLCHTLQDIRDSERRVSANRLNGVDGELLNAKQVADEIPYLDCSKNTRYPVLGATVQRRGGVARHDAVAWGFARAADALGVDLIQQTEVIGFRKENGVCVGVETNKGFIGAKRVGVVTAGNSGHMASLAGFRLPIESHPLQALVSEPIKPIIDSVIMSNAVHGYISQSDKGDLVIGAGIDGYNGYGQRGSYPVIEHTIQAIVEMFPVLSRVRMNRQWGGIVDTTPDACPIISKTPVPNMFFNCGWGTGGFKATPGSGNVFAASLAKGEMHPLAAPFSIDRFHNGALIDEHGAAAVAH
- the glyA gene encoding serine hydroxymethyltransferase; its protein translation is MFSKKDQIQGYDDALLAAMNAEEQRQEDHIELIASENYTSKRVMEAQGSGLTNKYAEGYPGKRYYGGCEHVDKVEALAIERAKQLFGADYANVQPHSGSSANSAVYLALLNAGDTILGMSLAHGGHLTHGAKVSSSGKLYNAVQYGINTDTGLIDYDEVERLAVEHKPKMVVAGFSAYSKTLDFPRFRAIADKVGALLFVDMAHVAGLVAAGLYPNPLPYADVVTTTTHKTLRGPRGGLILAKANEEIEKKLNSAVFPGAQGGPLMHVIAGKAVCFKEAAEPGFKVYQQQVIDNAQAMASVFIKRGYDVVSGGTDNHLFLVSLIRQGLTGKEADAALGRAHITVNKNAVPNDPQSPFVTSGLRIGTPAVTTRGFKVPQCIELAGWICDILDNLGDADVEANVAKHVSALCADFPVYR
- a CDS encoding TraX family protein, encoding MHGTQALPVGRVRDGALDLLKWLALLSMVLDHLRYVGLNLDGLYVPGRLAFPWFCLAIAANLHRVRHAPVTGQWRYLGWLLLFSVISEVPYRMFIDDADTLNVLPTLALGLLVARGWQHKALFDRGLALIALMIAGVFSTHLMFGFFGVLLPLAMLLVFSRRWYFSVLPGLVCVAANQWQILLNSGTLVAILGLAACLIAPLAGLLLLRHAKHASAPAMRRWAYALYPLHFLLLLLVRKAIG
- a CDS encoding threonine aldolase family protein, coding for MTDKSQQFASDNYSGICPEAWAAMELANQGHQRAYGDDEWTHRAADGFRNLFETDCEVFFAFNGTAANSLALSSLCQSYHSVICSETAHVETDECGAPEFFSNGSKLLTARTENGKLTPESIREIALKRQDIHYPKPRVVTLTQATEVGSVYTPEEIRAISVTCKELGLNLHMDGARFSNACAFLGCSPADLTWKAGVDVLCFGGTKNGMAVGEAILFFNHKLAEDFDYRCKQAGQLASKMRFLSAPWVGLLENDAWLKHARHANHCAQLLSSLVADIPGVELMFPVQANGVFLQLSEAAIEALTAKGWRFYTFIGKGGARFMCAWDTEEERVRELAADIRKVMGA